One stretch of Gammaproteobacteria bacterium DNA includes these proteins:
- a CDS encoding multifunctional CCA addition/repair protein, translating into MKRYLVGGAVRDALLGLGVHERDWVVVGADPDTLLAQGYRPVGADFPVFLHPETQEEHALARTERKSGHGYHGFTFHTGPDVTIEDDLRRRDLTVNAIAQDVDGRLIDPYGGRADIEARVLRHVSEAFAEDPVRILRLARFHARFAALGFSVAPETLQLMRQMVEAGEVDHLVAERVWQETARALMQERPSVFFETLRDCGALARIMPEIDALFGVPQPAQYHPEIDSGRHVMMALDVAAREAAPLRVRVAVLLHDLGKGVTPREHWPSHRGHEQTGIPLVRAFCARLRVPNACRDLALAVTENHLRVHRSEELRASTTLDLVEQFRGLRDPEYFEDALWACRCDVRGRLDRESVDYPSIERLRAARDVAATVQASDAMAQGAVGPQIGERLRQLRIAAIKRARS; encoded by the coding sequence ATGAAACGCTATCTGGTCGGCGGCGCGGTTCGCGACGCGCTGCTGGGCCTTGGCGTGCACGAGCGCGACTGGGTCGTGGTCGGCGCCGATCCGGACACCTTGCTGGCCCAGGGCTATCGCCCCGTGGGCGCCGACTTTCCGGTGTTCCTGCACCCCGAAACGCAGGAGGAACACGCGCTCGCGCGCACCGAACGCAAGTCCGGTCACGGCTATCACGGCTTCACGTTTCACACCGGTCCCGACGTCACCATCGAGGACGATCTGCGGCGGCGAGACCTCACCGTCAACGCCATCGCCCAGGACGTCGATGGTCGCCTGATCGACCCTTACGGCGGCCGCGCGGACATCGAAGCGCGCGTACTGCGCCACGTCTCCGAGGCCTTCGCCGAAGACCCGGTGCGCATCCTGCGCCTGGCGCGCTTTCACGCGCGCTTCGCCGCCTTGGGTTTCAGCGTGGCCCCGGAAACGCTGCAACTGATGCGGCAGATGGTCGAGGCGGGCGAGGTCGATCACCTGGTGGCCGAACGCGTCTGGCAGGAGACCGCGCGCGCGCTGATGCAGGAACGGCCCAGCGTGTTTTTCGAAACCCTGCGCGACTGCGGCGCGCTGGCGCGGATCATGCCGGAGATCGACGCCCTGTTCGGCGTGCCGCAGCCCGCGCAATACCATCCGGAGATCGACAGCGGCCGCCACGTGATGATGGCGCTGGACGTGGCCGCCCGCGAAGCCGCCCCGCTCAGGGTACGCGTCGCCGTGCTGTTGCACGATCTCGGCAAAGGGGTCACTCCGCGCGAGCACTGGCCCAGTCACCGTGGTCACGAACAGACCGGCATTCCGCTGGTGCGCGCCTTCTGCGCGCGACTGCGCGTCCCCAATGCCTGCCGCGATCTGGCGCTGGCCGTCACCGAAAACCACCTGCGCGTCCACCGCAGCGAAGAACTGCGCGCCAGCACCACCCTGGACCTGGTCGAGCAGTTCCGCGGGCTGCGCGATCCCGAATACTTCGAGGATGCATTGTGGGCCTGCCGCTGCGATGTGCGCGGCCGGCTCGATCGGGAATCCGTGGACTATCCGTCGATCGAACGCCTGCGCGCGGCGCGCGACGTCGCGGCCACCGTACAGGCAAGCGATGCCATGGCGCAGGGCGCGGTCGGTCCTCAGATCGGCGAAAGACTGCGCCAGCTGCGTATCGCCGCCATCAAACGTGCACGCAGCTGA
- a CDS encoding NRDE family protein — MCLIALSWQTHARYPLLIAANRDEFHARPTDPAAPWQDTPQVYGGRDRLQSGGWLAVSRRGRLAAVTNVRRMLPPNPRALSRGRLVADFVRADDSALEFCEALMPHAQEYGGFNLLLWDGACLRFATNQGETGESREVDPGIHVLSNATLDTPWPKSERLRTAMQQTSAHDTPDIETLFTALADTAIAPDAALPNTGLELERERWLSSPFIRGPEYGTRASTVVLVAQDRLRFVERRFGPNGRADGDSDRVLPLAVD; from the coding sequence ATGTGCCTGATTGCCCTGTCCTGGCAGACGCACGCTCGCTATCCCCTGCTGATCGCCGCGAATCGAGACGAGTTCCACGCCAGGCCAACTGATCCGGCGGCGCCCTGGCAGGACACGCCGCAGGTCTACGGCGGTCGCGATCGTTTGCAGAGCGGCGGCTGGCTCGCGGTGTCGCGGCGGGGTCGTTTGGCCGCAGTCACCAATGTGCGACGCATGCTGCCGCCGAACCCGCGAGCCCTGTCGCGTGGCCGTCTGGTCGCCGACTTCGTGCGTGCTGACGACAGCGCCCTGGAATTTTGTGAGGCACTGATGCCGCATGCGCAGGAATACGGCGGCTTCAATCTGTTGCTGTGGGACGGTGCGTGCCTGCGCTTCGCGACCAATCAGGGTGAAACTGGAGAAAGCCGCGAGGTCGATCCGGGTATCCACGTGCTGTCCAATGCGACACTGGACACGCCCTGGCCGAAATCCGAACGTCTGCGGACCGCGATGCAGCAGACCAGCGCGCACGACACACCGGATATCGAGACCCTGTTCACCGCCCTGGCCGACACCGCCATCGCCCCCGACGCGGCCTTGCCAAACACCGGGCTCGAGCTGGAACGTGAACGCTGGCTCTCCTCACCGTTCATCCGCGGCCCGGAATACGGCACGCGAGCCAGCACCGTGGTGCTCGTCGCGCAGGACCGTCTGCGGTTCGTGGAACGCCGCTTTGGTCCGAATGGGCGCGCGGACGGGGACAGCGACCGGGTTTTGCCACTCGCGGTCGACTGA
- a CDS encoding pteridine reductase — MTQGAKSTADTRTAATLRVALITGAARRIGAQIARELHADGWCVALHYRQSAEAAQELATELESLRPDSAATLQADLLDRAGHERLIEQAQQIWGQLDALVNNASSYYPTPIGSIDESAFDDLMGSNFKAPLFLSQAFAGAVTQGSIVNIVDIHVQAPMCGFAAYSAAKGALDTLSRALARELAPRIRVNAVAPGHIIWSEHETLSDAQMRAESERIPMQRLGSPEDVAHAVRFLLSEQASYITGVTLPVDGGLRLT; from the coding sequence ATGACCCAAGGCGCCAAGTCCACGGCGGACACTCGAACTGCGGCAACACTGCGTGTCGCCCTGATCACCGGCGCGGCACGGCGCATCGGCGCGCAGATCGCTCGCGAGCTGCACGCAGACGGTTGGTGCGTGGCACTGCATTACCGCCAGTCCGCCGAGGCCGCGCAGGAACTGGCGACCGAACTGGAATCGCTGCGCCCCGACAGCGCGGCGACATTGCAGGCCGATCTACTGGACCGTGCCGGTCACGAACGCCTGATCGAACAGGCGCAGCAAATCTGGGGACAGCTGGATGCACTGGTCAACAATGCGTCGAGTTACTACCCGACACCGATCGGCTCGATCGACGAGTCGGCCTTCGACGATCTGATGGGTTCCAACTTCAAGGCCCCGCTGTTCCTGTCGCAGGCCTTTGCGGGCGCGGTCACGCAGGGCAGCATCGTCAATATCGTCGACATTCACGTGCAGGCGCCGATGTGCGGCTTTGCCGCCTACAGTGCGGCCAAGGGCGCGCTCGATACGCTGAGCCGCGCGCTGGCGCGCGAGCTGGCGCCGCGCATTCGCGTCAACGCGGTGGCGCCGGGCCACATCATCTGGTCCGAGCACGAAACCCTCAGCGACGCGCAGATGCGGGCCGAATCCGAACGCATTCCGATGCAGCGTCTGGGCTCACCGGAGGATGTCGCGCACGCGGTGCGCTTTCTGCTGTCCGAGCAGGCTTCATACATCACCGGCGTGACGCTGCCAGTGGACGGCGGACTCCGCCTGACCTGA
- the glnA gene encoding glutamate--ammonia ligase, with translation MSAANDVLKLIKDKGVKFVDFRFTDTRGKEQHVSVPSHTVNADLFTDGKMFDGSSIAGWKGINESDMILMPDPESAFMDPFFEEPTLVMSCDIIEPSSMQGYERDPRSLAKRAEAYLKSTGIADTAFFGPENEFFVFDTVRWDDGMWGSYVHIDAEEAAWNSGKAYEEGNMGHRPGVKGGYFPVPPVDSLQDMRSAMCETLEAIGIETEVHHHEVATAGQCELGVLFNTMTKKADEVLKLKYVVQNVAAQFGKTATFMPKPIVGDNGSGMHVHQSLSKDGTNIFAGDEYGGLSETALYYIGGILKHAQSINAFANASTNSYKRLVPGFEAPVMLAYSARNRSASIRIPWVSSPKGRRIEVRFPDSTANPYFAFAAMLMAGLDGIQNKIHPGEAASKDLYHLPPEEDKLIPKVAHSLDMALEALDKDRDYLKAGGVFTDDLIDAYIELKMDEVTRFRMTTHPIEFDMYYSL, from the coding sequence ATGTCGGCAGCTAATGACGTGTTGAAACTGATCAAAGACAAGGGCGTGAAGTTCGTTGACTTCCGCTTCACGGATACCCGGGGTAAGGAGCAGCACGTAAGCGTTCCGTCGCACACGGTGAACGCGGACCTGTTCACCGACGGCAAGATGTTCGACGGTTCGTCGATCGCCGGCTGGAAGGGCATCAACGAGTCGGACATGATCCTGATGCCGGACCCGGAATCGGCCTTCATGGACCCGTTCTTCGAAGAACCGACGCTGGTGATGAGCTGCGACATCATCGAGCCGTCGTCGATGCAGGGCTACGAGCGCGACCCGCGTTCGCTGGCCAAGCGCGCAGAGGCCTACCTCAAATCCACCGGCATTGCCGACACCGCCTTTTTCGGCCCCGAAAACGAGTTCTTCGTCTTCGACACGGTACGTTGGGACGACGGCATGTGGGGCTCCTACGTGCACATCGACGCCGAAGAGGCCGCCTGGAACTCCGGCAAGGCCTATGAAGAAGGCAACATGGGTCACCGCCCGGGCGTCAAGGGTGGCTACTTCCCGGTGCCGCCGGTCGATTCGCTGCAGGACATGCGCTCCGCGATGTGCGAAACGCTGGAGGCCATCGGCATCGAGACCGAGGTGCACCATCACGAAGTCGCCACCGCCGGTCAGTGCGAGCTCGGTGTGCTGTTCAACACCATGACCAAGAAGGCCGACGAGGTCCTCAAGCTCAAGTACGTGGTGCAGAACGTGGCCGCGCAGTTCGGCAAGACCGCGACCTTCATGCCCAAGCCGATCGTCGGTGACAACGGTTCCGGCATGCACGTGCATCAGTCCCTGTCCAAGGACGGCACCAACATCTTCGCGGGCGACGAGTACGGCGGCCTGTCCGAAACCGCGCTGTACTACATCGGTGGCATCCTCAAGCACGCGCAGTCGATCAACGCCTTCGCCAATGCTTCCACCAACAGCTACAAGCGCCTGGTGCCGGGCTTCGAAGCGCCGGTCATGCTGGCCTACTCGGCGCGCAACCGCTCCGCGTCGATCCGCATTCCGTGGGTCTCCAGCCCCAAGGGCCGCCGCATCGAGGTGCGTTTCCCGGACTCCACCGCCAATCCGTACTTCGCCTTCGCGGCGATGCTGATGGCGGGCCTGGACGGCATCCAGAACAAGATTCATCCGGGCGAGGCGGCCTCCAAGGACCTCTACCACCTGCCGCCGGAAGAGGACAAGCTGATCCCGAAAGTCGCGCACAGCCTCGACATGGCGCTTGAAGCCCTGGACAAGGATCGTGACTACCTCAAGGCCGGCGGTGTGTTCACCGACGACCTGATCGATGCCTACATCGAACTGAAGATGGACGAGGTCACGCGCTTCCGCATGACCACGCATCCGATCGAGTTCGATATGTACTATTCGTTGTAA
- a CDS encoding EcsC family protein, translating into MTGFQLTPYETRQLAAIHEWQARSPGWGARLMAKPGSRIAQAVQSMVPVDALRAALTGVNRVAERLSDEQSILKRAKAGSLEELRAMPLNTHDRSMRIEQRWAMGMAGAGGAVFGVAGAAGMVADIPALITLALRTIHRVGLCYGDDPLDGNRSRLAIAIFALASANSMDEKLTAIRAIRDLQSGLIDAALRDGVERVAERELAKEAAVFSLQNLAKKLGVNLGARKSVGMVPVLGAIVGSSVNAWYVYDVAQVSRYVFQERWLRRRYPELDPDDPESSALSAPPRSNAE; encoded by the coding sequence ATGACCGGCTTTCAGCTCACACCCTACGAAACGCGACAGCTCGCCGCGATCCACGAGTGGCAGGCGCGGTCCCCGGGCTGGGGCGCACGTCTGATGGCCAAGCCCGGCAGCCGCATCGCCCAGGCGGTGCAGTCGATGGTGCCGGTGGACGCGCTGCGTGCGGCGCTGACGGGCGTGAATCGCGTGGCCGAACGTCTGTCCGACGAGCAGTCCATCCTCAAACGCGCGAAGGCCGGTTCGCTCGAAGAACTGCGCGCGATGCCGCTGAATACGCATGACCGCTCGATGCGCATCGAGCAGCGCTGGGCCATGGGCATGGCCGGTGCCGGCGGCGCGGTGTTCGGCGTGGCGGGCGCGGCCGGCATGGTGGCGGACATTCCAGCGCTGATCACGCTGGCTCTGCGGACGATCCACCGCGTCGGCCTGTGCTACGGGGACGATCCGCTGGACGGCAACCGCAGCCGCCTGGCGATCGCAATCTTCGCGCTGGCGTCCGCCAACAGCATGGACGAGAAGCTCACCGCGATTCGCGCCATCCGTGACCTGCAGAGCGGCCTGATCGACGCGGCCCTGCGCGACGGCGTGGAGCGCGTCGCCGAACGCGAGCTGGCCAAGGAGGCGGCGGTGTTCTCGCTGCAGAACCTGGCGAAGAAACTCGGCGTGAACCTGGGCGCACGCAAATCGGTGGGCATGGTGCCGGTGCTCGGCGCGATCGTCGGCAGTTCGGTCAATGCCTGGTACGTCTATGACGTGGCGCAGGTATCACGCTATGTGTTTCAGGAACGCTGGCTGCGTCGACGCTATCCGGAGCTGGATCCGGACGATCCCGAATCCAGTGCGTTGAGCGCGCCGCCGCGCAGCAACGCCGAATAG
- a CDS encoding DUF4124 domain-containing protein → MTRFFLPALLGLVLTAQAVAQGEPIYRYVDEAGVVHYTDKPPNQNAQPADLPPLRTYTSAELEAVERQLDENDGSNSSEKVEKYRELRIVTPSPEETIRGAERIVPVAVISDPSLVAGHRIQFFLDGEAQAPPALSTSTVFAGVERGTHTVSAAIVDEQGKALIRAQPVQVFVKPPIAR, encoded by the coding sequence ATGACGCGTTTTTTCCTGCCTGCACTGCTCGGCCTGGTGCTGACGGCTCAGGCGGTCGCCCAAGGCGAGCCGATCTACCGCTATGTGGACGAGGCCGGCGTCGTGCACTACACCGACAAGCCGCCCAACCAGAACGCGCAACCGGCCGACTTGCCACCGCTGCGAACCTATACCTCGGCCGAACTGGAAGCGGTAGAACGCCAGCTCGATGAAAATGACGGATCGAACAGTTCCGAAAAGGTCGAGAAATATCGAGAGCTGAGAATTGTCACGCCCTCGCCCGAGGAGACCATACGCGGTGCCGAGCGCATCGTCCCGGTCGCCGTGATCTCGGACCCGAGTCTGGTGGCCGGCCACCGGATCCAGTTCTTTCTCGACGGTGAGGCACAGGCGCCACCGGCGCTGTCGACGTCCACCGTATTTGCGGGCGTCGAGCGCGGCACCCACACCGTTTCTGCCGCGATCGTCGACGAACAGGGAAAGGCCCTGATCAGGGCCCAACCGGTCCAGGTGTTCGTCAAACCGCCGATTGCGCGCTGA
- the glnL gene encoding nitrogen regulation protein NR(II): MKLVPRTRMKPEVILDGMTTGVISVDADLRIAALNSACESLFGMSQKFALGEELKIAVPHLDGLLPRLRQALSTGSGFIEREVQLRRTGEASITVDCMVTPMMIARQPGLLLELAPLDRHLRISRDEWQAAQHEATRELVRGLAHEIKNPLGGIRGAAQLLEREFPDSQHREYTRVIIREVDRLQNLVNRLLGPNRLPAHNFLNVHEVIEHVRKLIEAEAPDGVSVQRDYDPSIPDVIADREQLIQAVLNVARNALQALDGHGQVMVRTRARRRFTIGGRMHKLVVQIDIEDDGPGIPPSLLEKIFYPMVTTRAEGSGLGLPISQHLIHTHGGLIECQSQPGCTVFSIYLPLERPL; this comes from the coding sequence ATGAAGCTGGTTCCCCGTACACGTATGAAACCTGAGGTCATCCTCGATGGCATGACCACGGGTGTAATCAGCGTTGACGCCGATCTGCGCATCGCAGCGCTCAATTCAGCCTGCGAAAGCCTGTTTGGCATGAGTCAGAAGTTTGCGTTGGGCGAGGAATTGAAAATCGCGGTTCCGCATCTGGATGGTCTGTTGCCAAGGCTGAGGCAGGCCCTGTCCACAGGCTCCGGATTCATCGAACGCGAAGTGCAGTTGCGCAGGACCGGCGAAGCGTCGATCACTGTGGACTGCATGGTCACGCCGATGATGATCGCGCGGCAGCCGGGGCTGTTGCTGGAACTGGCCCCGCTGGACCGGCACCTGCGGATTTCGCGAGACGAGTGGCAGGCGGCACAACACGAGGCGACCCGGGAACTGGTGCGCGGACTCGCGCACGAAATCAAGAACCCCCTGGGCGGAATACGTGGCGCAGCGCAGCTGCTCGAACGCGAATTCCCGGATTCCCAGCATCGCGAATACACGCGCGTGATCATTCGCGAGGTCGACCGTCTGCAGAATCTGGTCAACCGTCTGCTGGGACCGAATCGTTTGCCGGCCCACAATTTCCTCAACGTGCACGAGGTGATCGAGCACGTACGCAAGCTGATCGAGGCGGAGGCCCCGGATGGGGTCAGTGTGCAACGCGACTATGACCCGAGCATTCCGGATGTCATCGCCGATCGTGAGCAGCTGATCCAGGCGGTGCTGAATGTCGCACGCAACGCGCTGCAGGCTCTGGACGGTCACGGCCAGGTCATGGTGCGCACGCGGGCACGACGTCGTTTCACGATTGGCGGACGCATGCACAAACTCGTGGTGCAGATCGACATCGAGGATGACGGGCCCGGAATTCCACCGTCGCTCCTTGAGAAGATCTTCTACCCGATGGTGACGACACGTGCTGAAGGCAGCGGGCTGGGGCTGCCGATTTCTCAGCATCTCATCCATACGCACGGAGGACTCATCGAGTGCCAGAGCCAGCCCGGGTGCACCGTTTTCTCGATTTATCTCCCACTAGAACGACCGCTATGA
- the ntrC gene encoding nitrogen regulation protein NR(I): MSQPITVWVVDDDESIRWVLERSLMRDGMNVKCFPGSAELLDALQDELPDVLVSDIRMPGVNGLELLERLQARAPELPVIIMTAHSDLDAAVAAYRGGAFEYLPKPFDVDGVATLVRRASRVRGEAGDPDALNGTDTLLIGEAPAMQDVFRAIGRLSQSQITVLITGETGAGKELVARALHAHSPRSKQPFIAVNTAAIPKDLMESEFFGHERGAFTGAQAQRRGRFEQADGGTLFLDEIGDMPLDLQTRLLRVLSDGEFYRVGGHSPIKVDVRVIAATNQELEIAVGQGRFREDLFHRLNVIRIRIPSLRERREDVPQLARHFLASAARELKAEPKRMRPEVIASLQRFEWPGNVRQLENVCRWLTVMAPGQDVHLLDLPPELRISTAPTVTTTANTSTAGGGVANEVVNNGSWQDSLRSWAETQLRAGRSNLLGEALPDFERMLIQTALAECRGQRIEAAKRLGWGRNTLTRKIKELDLD; this comes from the coding sequence ATGAGCCAGCCGATAACCGTTTGGGTCGTCGACGACGACGAATCCATACGTTGGGTGCTGGAGCGCTCACTGATGCGCGACGGCATGAACGTCAAGTGCTTCCCCGGTTCCGCCGAACTGCTGGATGCCTTGCAGGACGAGCTGCCGGACGTGTTGGTATCCGACATCCGCATGCCCGGCGTCAACGGCTTGGAACTGCTGGAACGCCTGCAGGCGCGTGCCCCGGAGCTGCCGGTCATCATCATGACGGCGCATTCCGACCTCGATGCCGCGGTTGCCGCTTATCGTGGCGGCGCGTTCGAATACCTGCCCAAGCCGTTCGACGTCGACGGTGTCGCCACCCTGGTGCGACGCGCTTCGCGGGTCCGCGGCGAAGCCGGTGATCCGGACGCCCTCAACGGTACGGATACCCTGCTGATCGGTGAAGCGCCGGCGATGCAGGACGTGTTCCGCGCGATCGGCCGCCTCTCGCAGTCACAGATCACCGTATTGATCACCGGCGAGACCGGTGCCGGCAAGGAACTGGTGGCGCGCGCCCTGCACGCCCACAGCCCGCGTTCCAAACAGCCGTTCATCGCCGTCAATACCGCGGCGATTCCCAAGGATCTGATGGAATCGGAGTTTTTCGGCCACGAGCGCGGCGCCTTTACCGGCGCCCAGGCACAGCGGCGCGGCCGCTTCGAACAGGCCGACGGCGGCACCCTGTTCCTCGATGAAATCGGCGACATGCCGCTGGATCTGCAGACGCGTTTGCTACGCGTGCTTTCGGACGGCGAGTTCTATCGCGTCGGCGGTCACTCGCCGATCAAGGTCGACGTGCGCGTGATCGCCGCCACCAATCAGGAACTGGAAATCGCGGTCGGGCAGGGTCGTTTTCGCGAAGACTTGTTCCATCGGCTCAATGTCATTCGCATCCGCATCCCCTCGTTGCGCGAACGGCGCGAGGACGTGCCACAACTGGCCCGTCACTTCCTGGCCTCGGCGGCGCGGGAGCTCAAGGCCGAGCCTAAGCGCATGCGTCCGGAAGTGATCGCCAGCCTGCAGCGCTTCGAGTGGCCGGGCAACGTCCGTCAGCTCGAAAACGTCTGTCGCTGGCTGACCGTGATGGCGCCGGGGCAGGACGTTCATCTGCTCGATCTGCCGCCGGAACTGCGAATCTCCACCGCACCGACGGTGACGACCACCGCAAATACCAGCACCGCCGGCGGCGGCGTGGCCAACGAGGTGGTCAACAACGGCAGCTGGCAGGACAGTCTCCGATCCTGGGCCGAAACGCAGTTGCGGGCGGGCCGCAGCAATCTGCTGGGCGAGGCGCTGCCGGACTTCGAGCGCATGTTGATCCAGACGGCGCTGGCCGAGTGCCGTGGCCAGCGTATCGAGGCGGCCAAACGTCTCGGCTGGGGCCGCAACACGCTGACACGCAAGATCAAGGAACTCGACCTGGATTGA
- a CDS encoding undecaprenyl-diphosphate phosphatase: MLEALILGLVEGLTEFLPISSTGHLLILQHWLPRRSDLFNIAIQAGAIVAVCLVYRHRLRELATARHDPVNRDYVIKLIAAFCVTAVLGLLAKALGAELPETVTPVAWALIIGGVVIFIAEYYARHHVPAESITWKVAIVVGIAQVVAGVFPGTSRSAAAIFAAMFAGLTMRSRAAEFAFLVGIPTMFAATGYELMKTLGDGAAIAAEAWDELAVAFVAAAITGFAAVKWLLGFIAGHTYIVFAWYRILLGALLLLMLA, encoded by the coding sequence ATGCTTGAAGCCCTGATTCTCGGTCTGGTCGAGGGTCTGACCGAGTTTTTGCCGATTTCCAGCACCGGACACCTGCTGATTCTGCAGCACTGGCTGCCGCGCCGTAGCGACCTGTTCAACATCGCGATCCAGGCCGGGGCCATCGTCGCCGTGTGTCTGGTCTATCGTCATCGCCTGCGCGAACTGGCGACTGCCCGGCACGATCCGGTCAACCGCGACTACGTGATCAAGCTGATCGCTGCCTTCTGCGTCACCGCCGTACTGGGCCTGCTCGCCAAGGCGCTCGGCGCCGAACTGCCGGAAACGGTGACGCCGGTGGCCTGGGCACTGATCATCGGTGGTGTGGTGATCTTCATCGCCGAATACTACGCGCGGCACCATGTGCCGGCCGAATCCATCACCTGGAAAGTGGCGATCGTGGTCGGCATCGCACAGGTCGTGGCCGGCGTGTTTCCCGGCACCTCGCGTTCGGCGGCGGCAATCTTCGCCGCGATGTTCGCCGGTCTGACGATGCGTTCGCGCGCCGCCGAGTTCGCCTTCCTGGTCGGTATTCCGACGATGTTCGCGGCCACCGGCTACGAACTGATGAAGACCCTGGGCGACGGCGCAGCGATTGCCGCCGAGGCCTGGGACGAGCTCGCGGTGGCCTTCGTCGCCGCCGCGATCACCGGATTCGCCGCGGTGAAGTGGCTGCTGGGATTTATCGCGGGCCACACCTACATCGTGTTCGCCTGGTACCGGATCCTGCTCGGAGCGCTGCTATTGTTGATGCTGGCTTGA